From a region of the Haloferax volcanii DS2 genome:
- a CDS encoding VirB4 family type IV secretion system protein: MTQYGAIQVTPTNLELMTEKEALGVHQNFKQVLNQADYPINIYSLQRDLELQPYAEYLKDRFSIRRELWEDYLRYCSRLNDESLVTTEHYITTPVTASGRGFLASVLDSETREDLESEVQRRTQQITDSLNTANLSATEIPAEELETSHSNPTPRYVSTGQEYRRALIITEYPSQLELAWPLELLRVDGKIDVAQLIKPRDSANTVSTLNRLKEKLNAEINSRLASGFLDTNELESKLDAVDWMLDKLANREQQAFDYAVYISTHADNKEDCNQAFQQLKSRLKRMGIGFEEPVFRTDQAQKACNPLQLDPLQETQLQLSDSAAAGFPFATRTINQSSGIIYGEDQYDGTPILQDRFQWHAPHLARFGATGSGKTFHTKIELLRAILAYPDIQIIVIDPKNEYHNLIKALNGQTYTVQDRPEKLGKASCFQVTSRGQSENIPEIIDLIEHLYQVTSQNDRRTLVVADEAHNVSGVGRGREILTRWVREARDTSTAITLVSQSANDFTQYTEGRTLLDQMPGKLFFRHERVSQEMIDHFQLSEQEEIDLYDLKTGTDAQYSEAVMKVSGRLDAKIRVHATPTEHRLIEQ; encoded by the coding sequence ATGACACAGTACGGAGCGATCCAAGTTACGCCGACAAACTTGGAGCTGATGACTGAGAAGGAGGCTTTAGGAGTCCATCAGAACTTCAAACAGGTTCTGAATCAGGCCGACTACCCAATCAACATCTACTCGCTGCAACGCGATTTAGAGCTTCAGCCCTACGCCGAATACCTGAAAGACCGGTTCTCCATCCGTAGGGAGCTCTGGGAGGATTATCTCAGGTACTGCAGCCGTCTCAACGACGAATCACTCGTCACCACTGAACACTACATCACTACACCAGTCACCGCATCAGGCCGAGGATTCCTCGCCTCGGTACTGGATTCTGAAACCAGGGAGGATCTAGAGAGTGAGGTACAGCGGAGAACCCAACAGATTACCGACTCACTCAACACCGCTAACCTCTCCGCAACGGAAATCCCTGCCGAAGAACTCGAAACCTCTCACAGCAACCCAACACCTCGGTACGTCTCCACCGGACAGGAATACCGGCGGGCACTCATAATCACTGAATACCCTAGTCAGCTGGAACTGGCCTGGCCCTTGGAACTTCTCCGCGTCGATGGCAAAATCGACGTAGCTCAACTCATCAAACCAAGAGACTCCGCTAACACCGTCTCCACACTCAACCGTTTGAAAGAGAAGCTGAACGCCGAGATCAACTCCCGGCTTGCATCCGGCTTCCTTGACACCAACGAACTCGAATCCAAACTCGACGCCGTTGACTGGATGCTCGACAAACTTGCCAACAGGGAGCAACAGGCCTTCGACTACGCCGTCTACATCTCCACCCACGCAGACAACAAGGAAGACTGCAACCAAGCCTTCCAACAACTCAAATCACGGTTAAAGCGGATGGGCATCGGATTTGAGGAACCTGTCTTCAGAACCGATCAAGCACAGAAGGCCTGCAACCCGCTTCAACTCGACCCGTTACAGGAGACCCAGCTACAGCTCAGTGACTCCGCCGCTGCTGGATTCCCATTCGCCACCCGGACAATCAACCAGTCATCCGGAATCATCTACGGAGAAGATCAATACGACGGCACACCCATACTTCAAGATCGCTTCCAGTGGCACGCACCCCACCTCGCAAGATTCGGAGCCACCGGCTCAGGAAAAACCTTCCACACCAAAATCGAACTCCTCCGAGCCATCCTCGCATACCCCGACATCCAGATAATCGTCATCGACCCGAAAAACGAGTACCACAACCTCATCAAAGCCCTCAACGGCCAAACCTACACCGTACAAGACCGGCCAGAAAAACTAGGTAAGGCCTCCTGCTTCCAAGTCACCTCAAGAGGCCAATCAGAGAACATCCCGGAGATCATCGACCTGATCGAACACCTCTACCAGGTTACCAGCCAAAATGATCGGCGGACCCTGGTAGTGGCCGATGAAGCCCACAACGTGTCAGGTGTGGGCCGAGGCCGAGAAATCCTGACCCGCTGGGTGAGAGAAGCACGAGACACTTCTACCGCAATCACACTGGTCAGCCAGTCGGCCAACGACTTCACCCAGTACACAGAGGGGAGAACCCTGCTCGACCAGATGCCCGGAAAGCTGTTCTTCCGCCACGAACGCGTCAGCCAAGAAATGATCGACCACTTCCAGCTCTCAGAACAGGAGGAGATCGATCTCTACGACCTCAAAACAGGAACCGACGCACAGTACTCAGAAGCCGTAATGAAAGTCAGCGGACGCCTCGACGCCAAAATCCGCGTACACGCAACCCCGACCGAACACAGACTCATCGAACAATGA